From the Bacillus tuaregi genome, one window contains:
- a CDS encoding DUF2935 domain-containing protein, with translation MSNYVDAAVFEHQFWLRVLGDHSRFIHDSLYPSQKEDIAKALHFIQQFDQLLAQVNQLNEGNAVAFALTVESAVKPLKTFKLSIIARHLKGQMGIHLTPTFINHMVNELEEYQCVLGYLKEGKAPPVFHELHHHLVWLVDAAGHANAINDQMDGVEKRLKKKSKAFTKHFEQFYLKAVELTGYLRTNIQSFPALNRFTENVEVEMKLFMTFLKELEEMELSAEVLSTFTPSMADHMYREEQYYLTKLAESSR, from the coding sequence TTGAGTAATTATGTAGACGCTGCCGTATTTGAGCATCAATTTTGGCTCCGGGTGCTGGGAGACCACTCGCGATTTATTCATGATTCGCTGTACCCTTCACAAAAGGAGGATATCGCAAAGGCACTTCATTTTATCCAGCAATTTGATCAGCTCCTAGCCCAGGTGAATCAGTTGAATGAGGGGAATGCCGTAGCCTTTGCTTTGACAGTGGAGAGTGCTGTTAAACCGCTGAAGACCTTCAAGCTTTCCATCATTGCCAGGCATCTAAAAGGTCAAATGGGGATCCACCTTACGCCCACCTTCATCAACCACATGGTCAACGAGCTTGAAGAATACCAGTGTGTCCTAGGCTATTTAAAAGAAGGAAAAGCACCACCGGTTTTTCATGAGCTTCACCATCATTTAGTGTGGCTGGTTGACGCAGCCGGCCATGCGAACGCCATCAATGACCAGATGGACGGAGTGGAAAAAAGGCTGAAGAAAAAAAGCAAGGCCTTCACCAAGCACTTCGAGCAATTTTATCTAAAAGCGGTGGAATTAACCGGGTATCTGCGCACCAATATTCAATCCTTTCCTGCCCTGAATCGATTCACAGAGAACGTTGAGGTGGAAATGAAATTATTTATGACCTTTTTAAAAGAATTAGAGGAAATGGAATTAAGCGCAGAGGTGCTTAGTACCTTTACTCCCTCGATGGCTGACCATATGTATAGGGAGGAGCAATACTATTTAACAAAGCTGGCGGAGTCCTCAAGGTAG
- a CDS encoding DUF5946 family protein, producing MVDNNTMMKDRKCMECGAKETDGFSCYEMFQFPLVWEHNDPELYALHFWLVSCYMIQHPSNYTKEGYQLMVNLFTEAYDHEWPTDYILRKNRELLVKIDKITNPLPNNKRKRIYKNWSMTIEDIYISGEENAISKIKRWKEQVRTELES from the coding sequence ATGGTCGACAATAACACAATGATGAAAGATAGAAAATGTATGGAATGTGGGGCGAAGGAAACAGATGGATTTTCCTGCTACGAGATGTTTCAATTTCCTCTGGTTTGGGAGCATAATGACCCAGAATTATATGCTTTACATTTTTGGCTTGTTTCTTGTTATATGATTCAACATCCCTCTAACTATACTAAAGAAGGGTATCAACTCATGGTGAATTTGTTCACTGAAGCGTATGATCATGAGTGGCCAACGGATTATATTCTTAGAAAGAATCGAGAACTCCTTGTAAAAATAGATAAAATCACCAATCCCCTACCCAATAACAAAAGAAAACGTATCTATAAAAATTGGTCGATGACAATTGAAGATATCTATATAAGTGGAGAGGAAAATGCGATAAGCAAAATAAAAAGATGGAAGGAGCAGGTTAGAACGGAATTAGAATCTTAA
- a CDS encoding CBO0543 family protein: protein MIFIFICLIAMNIFAIVMPKRLTRLEIYATCFFSMVFGRTTDSILDILLNLYGFFSEGLQFSGLIAQFLMYPAVNTLFLNYFPFHKGNKVKLVYILCWTLFSVTFEWISVQTSFFYYTTWKLWYSAMLYPIIFYILYLNLKLVRRLTGKELG from the coding sequence ATGATCTTTATCTTTATTTGTCTAATTGCGATGAATATCTTTGCGATTGTGATGCCGAAGAGGTTAACGAGGCTGGAAATCTACGCTACCTGCTTTTTTTCCATGGTATTTGGCAGAACAACGGACTCTATTTTAGATATATTACTCAACCTGTATGGTTTTTTTTCAGAAGGACTGCAATTTAGCGGACTCATTGCCCAATTTCTGATGTATCCAGCGGTCAACACGTTGTTTTTAAATTATTTCCCTTTTCATAAAGGCAATAAAGTAAAGCTGGTTTATATCCTTTGCTGGACCTTGTTTTCGGTCACCTTTGAATGGATATCCGTGCAAACTAGCTTTTTTTACTATACAACCTGGAAGCTCTGGTATTCCGCCATGCTTTATCCGATTATTTTTTACATTCTTTATCTGAACCTAAAGCTGGTTCGGAGGTTAACTGGTAAAGAATTAGGATAG
- a CDS encoding CBO0543 family protein, with translation MYLLINALYVIAGYLWGDWRNWKTYYPTILFLILGDFLYNFLLYQKSMWLFHDLILPNHTLITLLAMVVTYSVTVLIYLGRFPESWIKRSIWFVLWSGIYLAAEYFNYRLGFITYHNGWNFWWSVIFTGIIFMILPLHHKRPPVAWLLSIIIVISLLTIFGVKMSDFK, from the coding sequence ATGTATTTACTCATCAACGCCCTCTATGTCATTGCAGGCTATCTATGGGGCGATTGGAGAAATTGGAAAACGTACTATCCGACGATTCTTTTCCTCATCCTCGGGGATTTTTTATATAATTTTCTACTCTACCAAAAGTCAATGTGGCTCTTTCATGACCTGATTCTGCCGAATCACACGTTGATTACTCTGTTAGCGATGGTGGTAACCTATTCTGTCACTGTCCTCATTTATCTTGGGCGTTTTCCGGAAAGCTGGATCAAACGGTCCATTTGGTTTGTGCTGTGGTCAGGAATTTATTTGGCTGCTGAGTACTTTAATTATAGGCTTGGATTTATCACGTACCACAATGGCTGGAATTTTTGGTGGTCTGTTATATTTACAGGCATTATCTTTATGATTTTACCGTTGCACCACAAACGCCCTCCAGTGGCCTGGCTACTTTCAATTATTATTGTGATTTCTTTACTAACCATTTTTGGGGTAAAAATGAGTGATTTTAAGTAG
- a CDS encoding TetR/AcrR family transcriptional regulator — MKMNGYEKRTTKKKESIIETARELFTQRGITDVSISEIAKNAGVSQVSIYNYFGDKNALAKEVLRSFVDEYMKSYEDILARKLPFSQKLKLILERKNEAILEVSGSYISQHAWEDKALQQVFQEVADTKAKALYIQFIELGKKEGAIDREIPDEAILDYFLATISILQESDFLQSSPEYKKGILKLTLYGILGKEAGGFE, encoded by the coding sequence ATGAAGATGAATGGTTATGAAAAACGAACCACTAAAAAGAAGGAGTCGATTATCGAGACGGCGCGTGAGCTATTTACCCAGAGGGGAATCACCGATGTCAGTATCAGTGAGATTGCGAAAAACGCAGGCGTTTCGCAGGTATCGATTTATAATTATTTTGGCGATAAGAATGCCCTGGCGAAAGAGGTGCTTCGCTCCTTTGTCGACGAGTATATGAAGAGCTATGAGGACATTTTGGCGCGTAAGCTTCCTTTTTCACAAAAGCTCAAGCTGATTTTAGAGCGGAAAAACGAGGCGATTCTTGAGGTAAGCGGCTCCTATATTAGCCAGCACGCCTGGGAGGACAAGGCTTTACAGCAGGTCTTTCAGGAGGTAGCCGATACGAAGGCGAAGGCCCTCTATATACAATTTATCGAGCTTGGAAAAAAGGAAGGCGCGATTGATCGTGAGATTCCCGACGAGGCGATTCTGGACTATTTCTTGGCGACCATTTCCATCCTGCAGGAGTCCGATTTTCTTCAGTCGAGTCCTGAATATAAGAAGGGAATTTTGAAGCTGACCTTGTATGGAATTTTGGGGAAGGAAGCCGGGGGTTTCGAATAG
- the rph gene encoding rifamycin-inactivating phosphotransferase: MKPYILPFSEIDQSKLMEVGGKGLNLGELSRIEGLQIPDGFCVTTEAYRKAIEHHIELENLFEQLSVLKAEDREQISAISKSIRSTIENLKLSQAVELAIKQALVLLGEDETFAIRSSATAEDLPHASFAGQQDTYLNILGEKEVLRHVIKCWASLFTDRAVTYRIQNGFDHRKVLLSVIVQKMVLSDASGIMFTADPMTSDRRTLTIDAGYGLGEALVSGLVNPDVYKVQDGIISEKKLGTLEMEIRPLAGGGTQEVKRGKSSQQVLSDNQIKQLAEIGKKIEAHFGSPQDIEWCFVQNEFYMVQSRAITTLFPLPDTKGQQTPRVYMSIGHTQMMTAAIKPLGMSFFEMISDTSLERAGGRLFADITHDLSSKLGRTRLLAATGQQDPFIQGALHTLIDDKEFMKSLPKGKRNVKGGIFTAASMKETVKIYRRNDPTILQGILDSFEKELTDIDKQLSELSGVQALQFIEADRERLLEMAYNPTLLGAIISAILANNYLNKQLEKWLGESNAADALSKSLDHNITTEMGLALGDIADVLREYPEVLAYLSTEPREEDFFEKMAMLPGGEEVREAFGTFMGKFGMRCPGEIDITKARFAEKPTQLFPVLLNNISVLEPGEHRRKFEAGKLAAKQKEEELLQRLSRLDGGNKKAKKVMKRISVLRHFAGYREEPKYYIVRRYQVYKKALMKEAARLVEQGILKQNEDLFYLYFDELLQVVKTQQLDYSKLEQRKEDYARFEKLTPPRVLTSDGYIPSASHAGKDIPEGAIVGIPVSTGVVEGRARVVLSVEEAKLEKGDILVTRFTDPSWTPLFVTISGLVTEVGGFTTHSAVITREYGLPGVVGVENATKLIQDGQRIRIDGTKGYVEILNG, encoded by the coding sequence ATGAAGCCTTATATTTTACCTTTTTCAGAAATAGATCAGTCAAAGCTTATGGAGGTTGGCGGTAAAGGCCTAAATCTCGGTGAGCTATCAAGAATAGAAGGATTACAGATTCCGGACGGCTTCTGTGTGACAACGGAAGCCTACAGAAAAGCGATTGAGCATCATATCGAATTAGAGAATTTGTTTGAGCAACTAAGCGTATTAAAAGCGGAGGACAGGGAGCAAATTTCAGCGATAAGTAAAAGCATTCGTTCCACCATCGAAAATCTTAAGCTGTCCCAGGCTGTGGAGCTGGCAATCAAACAAGCGCTTGTTTTATTGGGGGAGGATGAGACGTTTGCCATCCGCTCGAGTGCGACGGCGGAGGATTTACCACACGCCTCCTTTGCCGGGCAGCAGGATACGTATTTAAATATCCTGGGGGAGAAAGAGGTGCTTCGCCATGTCATCAAGTGCTGGGCCTCCCTTTTTACAGATCGCGCCGTTACCTATCGAATCCAAAATGGCTTTGACCATCGGAAGGTCCTGCTGTCTGTTATCGTGCAAAAAATGGTCCTGTCCGATGCCTCGGGGATTATGTTTACCGCCGACCCGATGACCTCTGACCGAAGGACCCTGACAATTGATGCGGGTTACGGGCTTGGCGAGGCACTCGTTTCAGGCCTGGTGAATCCGGATGTCTATAAGGTTCAAGATGGCATCATCTCGGAAAAAAAGCTCGGGACGCTGGAAATGGAAATCAGACCACTTGCCGGCGGGGGAACGCAGGAAGTCAAACGGGGAAAGAGCAGTCAGCAGGTTCTGAGCGACAACCAAATCAAGCAGCTGGCGGAAATCGGGAAGAAAATCGAGGCCCATTTTGGCTCGCCACAGGATATTGAGTGGTGCTTCGTGCAAAATGAATTTTATATGGTACAAAGCCGTGCGATTACGACCCTGTTTCCGTTGCCGGATACCAAAGGGCAGCAGACGCCCCGTGTTTATATGTCGATTGGGCATACGCAGATGATGACAGCTGCCATCAAGCCCCTCGGGATGTCTTTTTTCGAGATGATTTCAGATACGTCATTGGAGCGGGCAGGCGGCAGGCTTTTCGCCGATATCACGCACGACCTCTCGTCTAAGCTGGGCCGTACCCGCCTCTTGGCAGCAACGGGACAGCAGGACCCCTTCATTCAAGGGGCGCTTCACACGCTTATTGATGACAAGGAATTCATGAAGTCCCTGCCAAAGGGCAAACGGAATGTGAAAGGGGGCATTTTCACCGCCGCATCGATGAAGGAAACGGTGAAAATCTATCGCCGAAATGACCCAACCATTTTGCAGGGCATTCTCGACTCTTTTGAAAAAGAACTAACCGACATAGATAAACAGCTTTCCGAGCTCTCAGGTGTGCAGGCCTTACAGTTTATCGAGGCTGATCGCGAGCGTTTGCTCGAGATGGCCTATAACCCAACCCTCCTCGGAGCGATTATCTCGGCGATTCTCGCCAACAATTATTTAAATAAACAGCTTGAAAAATGGCTAGGTGAATCCAATGCAGCGGACGCTCTTTCCAAATCACTTGACCATAATATTACGACGGAAATGGGGCTGGCTCTCGGGGATATCGCGGATGTGCTTCGCGAGTATCCAGAGGTGCTAGCATACCTTTCCACTGAACCGAGGGAGGAGGACTTTTTTGAAAAAATGGCCATGCTCCCTGGTGGCGAAGAGGTCAGGGAGGCCTTCGGCACGTTCATGGGAAAATTCGGGATGCGCTGCCCAGGAGAAATCGACATCACGAAGGCCCGTTTTGCGGAAAAACCAACCCAGCTGTTTCCCGTTCTCTTGAACAATATTTCGGTACTAGAGCCAGGCGAGCATCGCAGGAAATTCGAGGCAGGGAAGCTCGCGGCAAAGCAGAAGGAGGAGGAGCTCCTGCAGCGCTTGAGCAGGCTTGATGGCGGGAATAAGAAGGCAAAAAAGGTCATGAAGCGCATCAGCGTGCTTCGCCATTTTGCCGGTTACCGTGAAGAGCCAAAGTATTATATCGTCCGCCGTTATCAGGTGTATAAGAAGGCCCTGATGAAGGAAGCGGCAAGGCTCGTCGAGCAAGGGATTCTGAAACAGAACGAGGACCTTTTCTATCTGTATTTCGATGAGCTCCTACAGGTCGTGAAAACCCAGCAGCTCGACTATTCGAAGCTGGAACAAAGGAAAGAGGACTATGCTCGTTTTGAAAAACTAACCCCTCCGCGCGTGCTGACCTCCGATGGGTATATTCCGAGCGCCAGCCACGCGGGAAAAGATATTCCAGAGGGCGCCATCGTGGGGATTCCCGTTTCCACGGGAGTGGTCGAGGGTCGTGCCCGAGTTGTTTTATCCGTAGAGGAAGCAAAGCTGGAGAAGGGCGATATCCTGGTCACCCGCTTCACCGACCCAAGCTGGACGCCGCTTTTTGTCACCATCAGCGGGCTGGTGACGGAAGTAGGCGGCTTCACCACCCACAGCGCAGTCATCACCCGAGAATACGGCCTCCCTGGAGTCGTCGGAGTAGAAAATGCCACCAAACTCATTCAGGACGGCCAGCGAATCCGCATCGACGGCACAAAGGGGTATGTGGAGATATTGAATGGGTGA
- a CDS encoding anti-sigma factor C-terminal domain-containing protein translates to MDSYEKLIEKAKQAEMPQPSDGAKKLKRAIFSSKWKLILTTLTVLLLIVPTCYMLTYIYYVFGTKSTTLMDVASKTLYITEPNTTLEELEFDMDFSLFSMNLAFEQYKQIGDEYYPAKHYDLKFVLNNLVKSESDSKLEKVYPTYPTQNNQWLAHPKNSVEFNSVKEWQVLSGLPEETVVEAYLSLKDLYPVDEVVSEMKQLDVTWAAIYTGTEEKMVSADGDLISPIGYPVQPDQTYWSPFRDSDSHEETFLKMLKEIKPYEDIAIKVSSHKNLELSERIDFIEKNGYKTYGVVVTGPKLEVEKLQNSEMVRYLKLGEVKLWNWAR, encoded by the coding sequence ATGGATTCATATGAAAAGCTTATTGAAAAGGCGAAGCAGGCTGAGATGCCCCAACCTAGCGATGGCGCGAAAAAGCTGAAAAGGGCGATATTTTCCTCGAAATGGAAGCTGATTCTGACAACCTTAACGGTACTCCTGCTCATCGTTCCAACCTGCTATATGCTGACCTATATCTATTATGTGTTTGGGACTAAATCGACTACTTTAATGGACGTGGCTAGTAAGACACTTTACATCACTGAGCCCAACACCACTCTGGAGGAACTGGAATTCGATATGGATTTTTCCTTATTTTCTATGAATCTAGCCTTCGAGCAATACAAGCAGATTGGGGATGAATATTATCCAGCAAAGCACTATGATTTAAAGTTTGTGCTGAATAACCTTGTCAAAAGCGAGAGCGATTCCAAATTAGAGAAGGTTTATCCTACATACCCAACGCAGAATAATCAATGGTTAGCCCATCCGAAGAATAGTGTTGAATTTAACAGCGTGAAGGAGTGGCAGGTTCTATCCGGGCTGCCAGAGGAAACGGTTGTCGAGGCCTATCTCTCTTTAAAGGATTTGTATCCCGTTGATGAAGTCGTGAGTGAAATGAAACAACTAGACGTCACCTGGGCTGCTATTTATACCGGAACTGAGGAAAAAATGGTCAGTGCGGACGGGGACCTCATCTCTCCCATTGGCTACCCAGTCCAACCTGATCAAACCTATTGGTCGCCTTTCAGGGATTCCGACTCACATGAGGAGACTTTCCTTAAAATGCTAAAGGAAATCAAACCTTATGAGGATATCGCAATTAAAGTTTCTTCACATAAAAATCTCGAATTGTCCGAGCGGATTGATTTTATTGAAAAAAATGGCTATAAAACCTACGGTGTCGTTGTGACAGGTCCAAAGCTTGAGGTGGAGAAGCTACAGAATTCAGAAATGGTCCGTTATTTGAAGCTAGGTGAGGTGAAATTATGGAATTGGGCCCGATGA
- a CDS encoding sigma-70 family RNA polymerase sigma factor — protein MDLEQIYTLYFNDLYRYLFSLTRNHFETEDLVQDTFTKAHIVLLASEITEIKPWLFKVAYYTFIDRFRKKKSYVTMDEFFQADTHTPEDILIEKDSFLELLGYLDRIKPMEKQAILLCDLHDCTNEQAAGILNLKLNTFKSHLARGRKRVRKLLEEDT, from the coding sequence ATGGACCTTGAACAAATCTATACGCTTTATTTCAATGACTTATACCGCTACCTTTTTTCCTTAACCCGTAATCATTTTGAAACGGAGGATTTGGTACAGGATACTTTTACAAAGGCACACATCGTCTTGCTTGCTAGTGAAATTACCGAGATAAAGCCCTGGCTTTTTAAAGTAGCGTATTACACATTCATTGACCGATTTAGGAAGAAAAAAAGCTATGTCACAATGGATGAATTTTTTCAAGCTGATACCCATACACCAGAGGATATTTTAATCGAAAAAGATTCTTTCTTGGAGCTACTGGGCTATTTAGACCGTATTAAGCCGATGGAAAAACAGGCCATCCTGCTTTGCGATTTGCATGATTGCACGAATGAGCAGGCTGCAGGCATTTTAAATTTAAAACTCAATACGTTTAAAAGCCATTTGGCTCGGGGGCGTAAAAGGGTGCGAAAACTTTTGGAGGAGGATACGTAA
- a CDS encoding zinc ribbon domain-containing protein — MTNIPMCQSCGLPFNEEHAHFIAKEPDGRKSIYCTNCYKDGKFLHPNLSLEEMIEMLVPILGEAMGEEKARKEMTALLPTLQRWKKE; from the coding sequence ATGACAAACATACCAATGTGTCAAAGCTGTGGCTTACCTTTTAATGAAGAACACGCTCATTTTATTGCAAAAGAGCCCGATGGAAGGAAAAGCATTTACTGTACAAATTGCTATAAGGACGGAAAATTCCTTCACCCTAATCTTTCTCTGGAAGAGATGATTGAAATGCTTGTACCGATTCTAGGAGAAGCAATGGGCGAAGAAAAGGCAAGGAAAGAAATGACCGCTTTATTACCTACACTACAACGCTGGAAAAAAGAATAA
- a CDS encoding DUF5412 family protein: MSGVVLVSSIYLYVMYFFTFNKINRDFTQKGPGPVTSPTEEYTANAYYELYGGAAGGVNVWVEITSNYKKNKVQTVYYSDAKSDFSMEWLDEDTLSIQNDEPDDPHSNRSIQLEIGKEIYHENGLACKSLLLKNTYETCYQNE, from the coding sequence TTGTCGGGGGTTGTTCTAGTATCTTCCATCTATTTGTATGTGATGTACTTTTTTACCTTTAATAAAATTAATCGGGATTTCACCCAAAAGGGACCTGGACCTGTTACCTCGCCTACTGAAGAATATACAGCAAATGCTTATTATGAACTATATGGTGGGGCAGCAGGCGGCGTGAATGTATGGGTTGAAATCACAAGCAATTATAAGAAGAATAAAGTACAAACTGTATACTATAGTGATGCCAAAAGTGATTTTTCTATGGAATGGCTCGATGAGGACACATTGTCCATTCAAAACGACGAACCGGATGACCCCCATTCGAATAGAAGCATCCAATTAGAAATCGGTAAAGAGATCTATCACGAAAATGGTTTGGCTTGCAAAAGTCTATTGCTGAAAAATACATATGAGACTTGCTATCAAAACGAATAA
- a CDS encoding pyridoxamine 5'-phosphate oxidase family protein yields the protein MANRMKQEDIETLRELIQDVETAMFTTATEDGLVSRPMKTQEVEFDGDLWFFTKKATNKYEEILHNQEVNVAYVGKSYVSVRGKAEIVEDLNKKKELWSKVYEKVMQTSYDDPNIILIKVHVEAAEYWESGNLIKNIAFYYKRMTGQNAQSIDINETIEFNH from the coding sequence ATGGCTAATAGGATGAAACAAGAGGATATTGAAACATTAAGAGAGTTGATTCAAGATGTAGAGACGGCCATGTTCACGACGGCTACTGAAGATGGGCTTGTTTCTCGTCCCATGAAAACACAGGAAGTAGAGTTTGATGGAGACTTATGGTTTTTTACTAAAAAAGCGACGAATAAATATGAGGAAATCTTACATAATCAAGAGGTGAATGTTGCCTATGTAGGTAAATCCTATGTTTCCGTCCGTGGAAAAGCGGAAATCGTTGAAGATTTAAACAAGAAAAAAGAATTGTGGAGCAAGGTTTACGAGAAAGTGATGCAAACCTCTTATGATGATCCTAATATTATCTTGATAAAGGTACATGTGGAAGCAGCCGAATATTGGGAATCAGGAAATCTTATCAAGAATATCGCCTTTTACTATAAACGTATGACAGGGCAAAATGCTCAATCAATAGATATTAATGAAACGATTGAATTCAATCATTAA
- a CDS encoding response regulator, with the protein MAKKLLSEFKHFDFVEADNGYKAVEMYKLNAPDIVFMDIVMPKQNGINTLKEIMKLDANAKVIMCSSLGQKHLIIDSLKIGAKDFVVKPHFQNLEFVVNNHI; encoded by the coding sequence GTGGCTAAAAAACTACTTAGTGAGTTCAAGCATTTTGATTTTGTAGAAGCAGACAACGGATATAAGGCTGTTGAAATGTATAAATTGAATGCACCAGATATTGTATTCATGGACATTGTCATGCCAAAACAAAATGGAATCAACACCCTTAAAGAAATTATGAAACTCGATGCAAACGCAAAGGTGATTATGTGTTCTTCATTAGGTCAAAAACACTTAATCATCGATTCCTTAAAAATAGGTGCCAAAGATTTCGTCGTGAAACCTCATTTTCAGAATTTGGAATTTGTGGTAAACAATCATATTTAG
- a CDS encoding DUF4179 domain-containing protein: MENWEKQLKNDVNRSLPSMIDTRVEETLKRLPGKKPKRRFFYGLTAAAAALILTFGLSFFSPTFANSLKDIPVIGSAIEFVGDIGMKKGKEKGLTTVMGEQVEIDGQLITFTETLYDGGEIHIGYLMQAPEKAQNDHFMNNLELFIDGKPIGGYGMGGRESEIEKGMYAGTISVSVRDDIPDSFVLGIRPREGKAWSVELPVERKGNHESYLVQKVEQQKDLTILYDQITFFPTSTEIALRLLIDEKAFHSNKYMMLDYQVIDDKGRVLQPFSGGGGGGGPVDGKVLQSFKQYYEPLEEQPKSLTIKPYLIDMNEAAPELERRQWQGEKMTLSQGEIGHLTILEVTEEDGVTTITYQVEGEDLYSQSTAIWLEDSAGTRYHFDQPAVRVDGTVNQYQVSFAEVPSFEELYIVTVAMSPPEFLEELEVTIELEE; the protein is encoded by the coding sequence ATGGAAAACTGGGAAAAGCAACTAAAGAATGACGTCAACCGCTCATTGCCAAGCATGATTGATACACGTGTCGAGGAAACGCTGAAGAGGCTACCAGGGAAAAAGCCGAAGCGGAGGTTTTTTTACGGACTAACCGCTGCCGCTGCGGCACTTATATTGACATTCGGCCTATCGTTCTTCTCGCCTACCTTTGCCAACTCCCTGAAGGACATCCCTGTCATTGGCTCCGCGATTGAATTTGTGGGCGATATTGGGATGAAAAAAGGCAAAGAAAAAGGCTTAACGACCGTGATGGGGGAACAGGTGGAGATCGACGGGCAGCTGATTACCTTTACGGAAACGCTGTATGACGGTGGTGAAATCCATATTGGCTACCTGATGCAGGCCCCTGAGAAGGCTCAAAACGATCATTTTATGAACAATCTTGAGCTCTTCATTGATGGCAAGCCGATTGGCGGCTATGGTATGGGCGGAAGGGAATCGGAGATTGAAAAGGGCATGTATGCCGGGACAATCAGCGTCAGTGTTCGCGATGACATCCCCGATTCGTTTGTTCTTGGGATTCGCCCGCGCGAAGGGAAAGCCTGGTCTGTCGAGCTGCCTGTTGAACGAAAAGGAAATCACGAGTCCTACCTGGTGCAAAAGGTCGAGCAGCAGAAGGATTTAACGATTTTATATGATCAAATCACCTTCTTCCCGACTTCAACTGAAATCGCGCTTCGCTTATTAATCGATGAGAAGGCGTTCCATTCGAATAAATATATGATGCTAGATTATCAGGTCATCGATGACAAGGGTCGAGTGCTGCAGCCATTCAGCGGCGGGGGTGGCGGCGGCGGACCTGTCGATGGGAAGGTGCTGCAAAGCTTTAAGCAATATTATGAGCCATTGGAGGAGCAGCCGAAATCATTGACCATCAAGCCTTATTTGATCGATATGAATGAGGCCGCACCTGAGCTCGAGAGGCGTCAATGGCAGGGTGAGAAAATGACCCTTTCGCAAGGGGAAATCGGTCACTTGACCATTTTGGAAGTAACGGAGGAGGATGGCGTTACGACGATTACCTATCAGGTTGAGGGTGAGGATTTATACAGCCAGTCAACCGCTATTTGGCTCGAGGATTCAGCTGGTACCCGCTATCACTTCGATCAGCCAGCGGTGCGTGTTGACGGGACGGTTAATCAATACCAGGTTTCCTTTGCGGAAGTACCTTCTTTCGAGGAGCTGTATATTGTCACAGTGGCGATGAGTCCGCCGGAGTTTCTGGAGGAGCTAGAGGTGACGATTGAGCTAGAGGAATAG
- a CDS encoding sigma-70 family RNA polymerase sigma factor — protein MNETREVKKAIKGNRSSFERLILEYKWMMYRVARTVLSRDEDCADAMQEAILKAFQSIHTLREPRYFKTWLVRILLNECHQLIRKHRNLLSIDELAEPSSNESGYEKIEVEQLLDMLPAAEKQLLMLYYIEDLSIHDLALILDIPENTVKTRLRRAREKMQKILAKDKEVQTWKTGKSN, from the coding sequence GTGAATGAGACTAGGGAAGTGAAGAAGGCGATTAAGGGAAATCGGTCCTCGTTTGAGCGTCTGATTCTTGAGTATAAATGGATGATGTACCGGGTTGCTCGGACGGTGCTTTCTCGTGATGAGGATTGTGCGGATGCGATGCAGGAGGCCATTCTGAAGGCCTTTCAAAGCATTCATACGCTGAGGGAGCCGCGCTATTTTAAGACCTGGCTGGTCCGGATTCTTCTTAATGAATGCCACCAGCTGATTCGAAAGCACAGGAATCTCCTTTCCATCGACGAGCTGGCGGAACCGTCATCAAACGAAAGTGGCTATGAAAAAATTGAGGTTGAGCAATTACTCGACATGCTTCCGGCTGCGGAGAAGCAGCTGCTGATGCTCTATTATATAGAGGATTTATCGATTCATGATTTAGCTCTTATTTTAGACATACCTGAAAATACTGTGAAGACAAGATTACGGCGGGCCCGCGAGAAAATGCAAAAAATATTGGCCAAGGATAAGGAGGTTCAGACATGGAAAACTGGGAAAAGCAACTAA